A DNA window from Solanum lycopersicum chromosome 3, SLM_r2.1 contains the following coding sequences:
- the LOC101256072 gene encoding probable receptor-like protein kinase At5g24010, which produces MRSFKVVVGFFIPCFCIIYLSGAFSPQDNYLINCGSNADVLVDNRLFLGDFNSVYTSQGKSIVFEENTNPSSNLSFLYTSARVFSDASKYVFNINKIGTHFLRLHFSPFTSRNYDIKKAFFSFSANGVLLFSVNTTITNSIVREFILMVDKFELQIDFTPNPYESSFAYVNAIEVFSAPDDFIIGDGAKSVGPKGIQEFNQNMTLQTLETVHRINVGGLKLTPFNDTLWRSWIPDEDFLILKYAAKIAKTSHVPNYQKGGATREIAPDNVYMTAQQMNTDNVTTDFKFNITWNFPVAIKDASHFVRLHFCDFVSLSPGQLYFNVYLNGFTAYKDLDLSSLTFHELATPYYIDFVVYSGSSGVVQVSIDPSNLSSSIRKNAILNAVEIMKMVNFVASRTGSNKRNVWVIVSSVLGSFVLLTVVMILAALLFFICRKKKLKPKPSESAGWTPLCRYGSSSHATLSDGTSPGPNGYLGQRIPFAEIQLATNNFDKSLLVGSGGFGMVYKGILGDNRKVAIKRGVPGSRQGLPEFQTEITVLSKIRHHHLVSLVGYCEEQSEMILVYEYMEKGPLKRHLYGPGISPLSWKKRLEICIGAARGLHYLHTGFAQGIIHRDIKSTNILLDENCVAKVADFGLSRTGPCLNETHVSTGVKGSFGYLDPEYFRRQQLTDKSDVYSFGVVLFEVLCARPAIDPLLTREQVNLAEWAMQWQKDGQLDKIVDPHIRGQIKLNCLRKFGETAEKCLADYGIDRPTMGDVLWNLEYAFQLQESGTHGEVAEISNELPVPVPEGLHNEVYNGDGASNVSTSKVFSQLMTNEGR; this is translated from the coding sequence ATGAGAAGTTTTAAAGTTGTTGTTGGTTTTTTCATCCCTTGTTTCTGTATCATTTATTTATCAGGTGCTTTTTCCCCACAAGATAACTACTTGATAAACTGCGGTTCAAATGCAGATGTGTTAGTTGATAACAGACTCTTCCTTGGTGACTTTAATTCGGTTTATACTTCTCAAGGTAAGTCTATTGTGTTTGAAGAAAATACAAACCCATCTTCCAATTTATCTTTTCTATATACTAGTGCTAGGGTTTTCAGTGATGCTTCAAAGTATGTGTTCAATATCAACAAGATTGGGACCCATTTCTTGCGACTTCATTTCTCGCCTTTCACTTCTCGCAATTATGACATCAAGAAAGcatttttcagtttttctgCAAATGGGGTTTTGCTTTTTAGTGTTAATACAACTATTACTAATAGTATTGTTAGAGAGTTCATATTGATGGTGGATAAGTTTGAACTTCAAATTGACTTCACACCTAATCCTTATGAATCCAGTTTTGCCTATGTAAATGCAATTGAAGTGTTTTCAGCTCCTGATGATTTCATAATTGGTGATGGGGCTAAATCAGTTGGTCCCAAAGGAATTCAGGAGTTTAATCAGAATATGACGTTACAAACATTAGAGACTGTTCATAGGATTAATGTTGGAGGGTTAAAGCTAACTCCTTTTAATGATACTCTTTGGAGAAGTTGGATTCCAGATGAAGATTTTCTCATTTTGAAATATGCTGCTAAAATTGCAAAAACTTCTCATGTTCCCAACTATCAAAAGGGTGGTGCTACAAGGGAAATTGCTCCTGATAATGTCTATATGACAGCACAGCAGATGAATACAGATAATGTAACTAcagatttcaaatttaatatcaCATGGAACTTTCCTGTCGCTATTAAAGATGCTTCCCACTTTGTTCGTCTGCATTTCTGTGATTTTGTTAGTTTGTCACCTGGACAGTTGTACTTTAATGTATATCTCAATGGCTTCACAGCATACAAAGACCTTGATTTATCTTCGCTTACATTCCATGAGCTTGCTACACCATATTACATAGATTTTGTGGTATACTCAGGCAGTTCAGGCGTTGTGCAAGTAAGCATCGATCCTTCTAACCTAAGTAGTTCAATAAGGAAGAATGCCATCCTGAATGCCGTTGagattatgaaaatggtcaATTTTGTGGCTTCCCGGACAGGTTCTAACAAGAGAAATGTTTGGGTTATAGTGAGTTCTGTTCTTGGAAGTTTTGTTCTGCTGACTGTGGTCATGATTCTTGCTGCTTTGCTATTCTTTATCTGCAGAAAGAAAAAGCTAAAACCAAAGCCATCAGAAAGTGCTGGATGGACGCCTTTATGTCGATATGGAAGTAGTTCCCATGCTACATTGTCTGATGGGACTTCACCTGGACCAAATGGATATCTAGGACAGAGGATTCCTTTTGCCGAAATACAATTGGCTACTAATAATTTTGATAAGAGTTTGTTAGTCGGTTCTGGTGGCTTTGGGATGGTATACAAAGGCATTCTTGGAGACAACAGAAAGGTTGCTATAAAGAGAGGTGTGCCAGGTTCCAGGCAGGGCCTACCTGAATTTCAGACTGAAATCACTGTTCTTTCCAAGATTCGCCACCACCATCTTGTTTCACTTGTAGGTTATTGTGAAGAACAGTCTGAGATGATACTTGTATACGAGTATATGGAGAAGGGACCTCTTAAGAGGCATTTGTATGGTCCAGGCATATCACCGTTATCTTGGAAGAAAAGGCTTGAGATATGCATAGGTGCAGCAAGAGGTCTCCACTACCTTCATACAGGTTTCGCTCAAGGAATCATCCATCGTGACATCAAGTCAACTAACATCCTCCTTGATGAAAATTGTGTTGCTAAGGTTGCTGATTTTGGTCTCTCAAGGACAGGCCCTTGTCTTAATGAGACCCATGTCAGCACTGGTGTAAAAGGAAGTTTTGGGTACCTTGATCCGGAATATTTTCGGAGGCAGCAGCTTACTGATAAGTCAGATGTTTACTCCTTCGGAGTTGTTCTATTTGAAGTCTTATGTGCTAGACCTGCAATTGATCCACTGCTTACACGAGAGCAAGTTAATTTGGCTGAATGGGCTATGCAGTGGCAGAAGGACGGACAACTAGACAAGATTGTTGATCCCCATATCAGAGGCCAGATAAAGCTAAACTGTTTGAGGAAGTTCGGGGAGACTGCCGAGAAATGTTTGGCTGATTATGGAATTGATAGGCCAACAATGGGTGACGTACTGTGGAACTTGGAATATGCATTCCAGCTTCAAGAATCTGGAACACATGGAGAAGTAGCTGAGATTTCCAATGAGCTTCCAGTGCCAGTGCCAGAGGGTCTCCACAATGAGGTGTATAATGGTGATGGGGCTTCAAATGTATCGACAAGCAAGGTATTTTCACAATTGATGACTAATGAAGGAAGATAA